In Bradyrhizobium sp. 195, the sequence GGCCGCTTCGTCGCCGGCAGCACTAATCTGCGCGAGGATGGATTGAACGAGACTGGCGAGGTCGGACACGGTCGGATCCCTCAAACTTGCAAAAGGCTGCCGGGTTGTGGCCGCAGCCGGGGCGGAACGTCAAGCCGAATGGAGGTCGAAAATGTGGGGCATTTGAACCGTCAAGGCATGGCTGGCACCAACCTGAACGCGAAGGAGAAGACGATGCGTTTGAGATCCTGCGTGGCCGGCCTGGCCCTGGTTCTGTTGGAAGGCATTCTGGGAGGCGCGGCGCTCGCCGACGAATGCCAGGCCAAATCCACGTCGATGGATGACATCGTCGTGGCCCTGAACGCGGCGCCGAGCTGCGACCGTGCCATGAAGCTGTTCGAGGCCTGCGCATACGGCGCCAGCGGCGACGTGCAGTTCGGTGAGGCGGTCGAGAAGAAGTGCGAGGTCGATTTCATCGGCCGGCTGGGGCCGCCACAGAAGCTCAGCTACCAGCGCGGGTTGCGGATCTGCGACCAAAAGTACCGGAACAAGTCCGGTACCATGTATATCTCGGCCACGGCCTTCTGCCGGGCGGAGGTCGCCCAGCGCTACTCGCAACGCGCGCTGAAGGCCGGCGGAGCCGGCCGCTAGCGCCGCACGGCTCAGGCGGCGAGCGCGGCCTTGGCCTTCTCGGCGATCGCCTGGAACGCGGCGGGCTCGTGGACCGCGAGATCCGACAGCACCTTGCGGTCCACGGTGATCCCGGACTTGGCCATGCCGTCGATAAATCGGCTGTAGGTCAGGCCGAACGGACGGACGGCAGCGTTGATGCGCTGGATCCAGAGCGCGCGGAATGTGCGCTTCTTACGCTTGCGGTCACGGAAGGCGTATTGCTGGGCCTTCTCCACGGCCGGCTTGGCGGCGCGGATGGTGTTCTTGCGGCGGCCATAGAAGCCCTTGGCGGCCTTGTAGACTTTCTTGTGCTTGGCGTGGGCGGTCACACCGCGTTTGACGCGAGACATGACAAATATCCTTCAGAGATGACTTCGGTTTCGGATCGCCGCGCGAATGCGGCGCGAGGTGGCAGTGATCGTGGACGCGATCAGGCGTTCGGCAAGAAGTACTTCTTGACGTTGTCGCCGTCGGTCTTGAACAGCACGCGGGTGCCGCGGAGCTGACGGATCTGCTTCTTCGTCCGCTTGATCATGCCGTGACGCTTGCCGCGCTGGGCG encodes:
- the rplT gene encoding 50S ribosomal protein L20, yielding MSRVKRGVTAHAKHKKVYKAAKGFYGRRKNTIRAAKPAVEKAQQYAFRDRKRKKRTFRALWIQRINAAVRPFGLTYSRFIDGMAKSGITVDRKVLSDLAVHEPAAFQAIAEKAKAALAA
- the rpmI gene encoding 50S ribosomal protein L35 — translated: MPKLKTKSGAKKRFKVTATGKVMHAQRGKRHGMIKRTKKQIRQLRGTRVLFKTDGDNVKKYFLPNA